The genomic window AAGGTTAATAAAGCAATAACAATTAATAAATGAATATTTTATATATATATATGCTAAAGCTAATAAAAATAAAGAATTCACAAAGGAGTTGGTAAATATGTTTAAACATGATAAGAACCTTCTGCATGAAGTTAGAGTAGATGCACCAAACGCAAATTATGCAGCTATGATGCAAGAACAACTTGGTGGGCCTCAGGGAGAATTAAAAGCAGCACTTCAATACCTTTCTCAGAGTTTTCGTATAAAAGACCCCGAAATTAAGGATTTATTTCTTGACATTGCTTCTGAGGAATTAAGCCATATGGAAATGGTTGCTACTACCATAAATTTACTGAACGGTCATGTACCTGATGCAAAGAATGCAACAATTGGTAATGTAGAAGCACATGTATTAACAGGACTTACCCCTTTTTT from Clostridiaceae bacterium includes these protein-coding regions:
- a CDS encoding manganese catalase family protein, whose amino-acid sequence is MFKHDKNLLHEVRVDAPNANYAAMMQEQLGGPQGELKAALQYLSQSFRIKDPEIKDLFLDIASEELSHMEMVATTINLLNGHVPDAKNATIGNVEAHVLTGLTPFLSNASGYLWTAAYINETGDLAADILSNIAAEQRAKVVYEYLYRQINDKGVRDTIDFLLNREEA